One genomic segment of Rubripirellula amarantea includes these proteins:
- a CDS encoding S1 domain-containing protein, translating into MIENPLNRIDADWEELVREHFATQPLRDAPTHNTRVTGIVIANAPNGVLVDIGIGVPALLDNLTITDDAPSDTIPHWTKPIGATIVARVGDDSLPMLRLHQYNDDWTPMKPPSDMVDGG; encoded by the coding sequence ATGATCGAAAACCCGCTCAACCGCATTGACGCCGACTGGGAGGAACTGGTTCGAGAGCACTTCGCCACGCAGCCACTCCGCGATGCACCGACTCACAACACACGCGTTACTGGCATTGTGATCGCAAACGCTCCCAACGGAGTCTTGGTGGATATCGGAATTGGTGTTCCGGCACTTTTGGACAACTTGACGATTACGGACGACGCTCCTTCGGATACAATCCCACATTGGACCAAGCCAATCGGTGCGACTATCGTTGCGCGGGTTGGTGACGATTCGTTGCCAATGTTACGATTGCATCAGTACAATGACGACTGGACGCCAATGAAACCGCCGTCCGACATGGTGGACGGCGGATAA